One Alkalicoccus halolimnae DNA segment encodes these proteins:
- a CDS encoding acyltransferase family protein produces MHKEGKLLEIEGLRAVAAVLVILYHYWIGGVSGGVDIFFIVSGFLITTILVKMYHRDGRVDVAGFVVKLSQRLFPLGFLVLFVNAVLSVLILPQTMWSQLTDEIIASAAYFQNIHLAVTSTDYLAQNFEASSFQHFWAMSIQGQFYLIWGLTFFVTLLVLKWTKSTLPLPKVLTWVFALFTAGSFSFSLYLTGVNPEGAYFNTLTRVWEFGLGGLLALCITKIRVNRKVGFVMGWAGLLLLLLSGPLVGLTQNFPGWAALLPTTGGVLIILNRNYEDTFTANRLLSAPVMTKIGGLSYGLYLWHWPLLIYYYEITGNTSVTLWGGMLLIGLSFLLSYASVRFIENPIRFRKGMRTKSASAVVSGMIALPVVLFVAGFSLYVNFLEQSAAESIGDESHPGAQVLALGVEDTFEQDDIIPIPANAREEMPFVYEEGCHQTEEDSEVIVCTFGEEDNPEAEIALVGGSHSAHWIPAFEEFVEEHNLKVYSITKSACRFRNPEDEEESCAEWNERLMEEIIEINPDLVFTTADAGSSPGRVPSGYRERWEKLAEENLRVFAIRDNPWFPEDVPVCLERNGPEAEECSVSRDEVLPEPSAWEKLGDEQPENVYYADLSDYFCGDDTCGPAYGNVMAYRDSHHISVPYARTLAPYLEEEILEALEFDR; encoded by the coding sequence GTGCATAAAGAAGGAAAACTGCTGGAAATTGAAGGACTGCGGGCTGTGGCAGCGGTGCTCGTCATTCTTTACCACTACTGGATTGGCGGAGTTTCCGGAGGCGTGGATATCTTTTTTATCGTATCCGGATTTTTGATCACGACGATACTTGTCAAAATGTATCACAGGGATGGGAGAGTGGACGTTGCCGGCTTTGTGGTGAAACTGTCCCAGAGGTTATTTCCACTTGGATTTTTGGTGCTGTTTGTGAACGCAGTATTGAGTGTCCTGATACTTCCGCAGACGATGTGGAGCCAGCTTACAGATGAAATTATCGCTTCTGCTGCTTATTTTCAGAATATCCATCTAGCTGTGACCTCGACCGATTACCTGGCACAGAACTTTGAAGCGTCCTCCTTTCAGCATTTCTGGGCGATGTCGATTCAGGGACAGTTTTATTTAATATGGGGGCTTACTTTTTTCGTGACGCTTCTTGTTTTAAAATGGACGAAGAGCACCCTTCCGCTTCCTAAAGTATTAACCTGGGTTTTCGCTCTGTTTACAGCAGGATCTTTCAGCTTTTCCTTATACTTAACGGGCGTTAATCCGGAAGGAGCTTATTTTAATACGCTGACCCGCGTATGGGAGTTCGGATTAGGCGGACTTCTCGCTCTTTGCATAACAAAAATACGAGTGAATAGAAAAGTGGGGTTTGTGATGGGATGGGCAGGACTGCTGCTTCTGCTGCTTTCCGGTCCGCTCGTCGGGCTGACTCAGAACTTCCCTGGTTGGGCCGCGCTTCTTCCGACAACCGGCGGCGTACTTATTATTTTAAACCGAAACTATGAAGACACATTTACAGCTAACCGGCTGCTTTCAGCTCCTGTAATGACGAAAATCGGCGGTTTATCCTACGGGCTTTACTTATGGCACTGGCCGCTGCTGATATATTACTATGAGATTACGGGCAATACGTCGGTTACATTATGGGGTGGAATGCTGCTGATCGGGCTTTCTTTTCTCCTTTCGTATGCCAGTGTAAGATTCATTGAAAATCCGATCCGCTTTCGAAAAGGCATGCGTACGAAATCTGCCAGCGCGGTTGTTTCCGGAATGATTGCACTGCCGGTTGTGCTGTTTGTGGCCGGATTTTCCTTATACGTAAATTTCCTTGAGCAGTCGGCAGCTGAGAGCATTGGAGATGAATCCCACCCCGGCGCCCAGGTACTCGCTCTCGGAGTGGAAGATACTTTTGAACAGGACGATATTATTCCGATCCCCGCGAACGCTCGTGAAGAAATGCCGTTTGTGTATGAGGAAGGGTGTCATCAGACAGAAGAAGATTCAGAAGTCATCGTCTGTACTTTCGGGGAAGAAGACAATCCGGAAGCGGAAATTGCTTTGGTCGGCGGTTCGCATTCTGCCCATTGGATTCCAGCTTTTGAAGAATTCGTCGAAGAACATAATCTGAAAGTTTATTCGATAACGAAGAGCGCCTGCCGCTTTAGGAATCCTGAAGATGAAGAAGAAAGCTGCGCTGAATGGAACGAGAGATTGATGGAAGAAATTATAGAAATTAATCCGGATCTTGTTTTCACAACGGCTGATGCCGGATCTTCTCCAGGGAGGGTGCCTTCGGGTTACAGAGAACGATGGGAAAAGCTCGCAGAAGAAAATCTGCGTGTATTTGCGATAAGGGATAATCCGTGGTTCCCTGAAGATGTTCCCGTTTGTTTAGAACGAAACGGGCCAGAAGCGGAGGAGTGTTCCGTTTCAAGAGACGAAGTGCTCCCGGAACCAAGTGCGTGGGAAAAGCTTGGGGACGAGCAGCCGGAAAACGTGTACTATGCCGATCTCAGTGACTACTTTTGCGGCGACGACACATGCGGTCCTGCTTATGGAAATGTCATGGCTTACAGGGACTCCCACCACATCTCTGTGCCGTATGCCCGAACCCTCGCTCCTTACTTGGAGGAGGAAATACTGGAGGCATTGGAGTTTGATCGGTGA
- a CDS encoding dicarboxylate/amino acid:cation symporter, whose translation MKINFLTQIFIAFVLAVILGAVVGPSIEVVSPLGDAFLRLIQFIIAPLILATLVVGVAGHGDLKRVGRMGGKTVAYYLVTSAIAISLGLGMGFLFSPGEGVDIPTESIDESAAETEGTEGIVDTLLNIIPTNPFESLVEGNILQIIFFALFLGVAISAVGEKARPVLTFFEAFSEVMFKITGLVIMLAPIGVFGLVAPIIGTHGLGVLLPLLQVILAMIAACVIHVVVTYGIAVKTLGRMSPITFIKGIAPAAIFAFSSASSAGTLPLTIKNTTENLGVSKGTSSFVLPLGATINMDGTAIYQGVAVIFIAQFYGIDLSVMQLLTVVLIATLASIGTAGVPGAGLIMLTLVLTNIGLPLEGIALIAGIDRILDMFRTSVNVIGDASAAVIVDRKEPMDEEKAA comes from the coding sequence ATGAAGATTAATTTTCTTACGCAGATTTTTATCGCCTTTGTGCTGGCGGTGATTCTCGGCGCGGTCGTCGGTCCATCGATTGAGGTTGTTTCTCCGCTCGGGGATGCCTTTCTCCGGCTGATTCAGTTTATTATCGCACCGCTCATTCTTGCCACGCTCGTCGTCGGGGTGGCTGGACACGGGGACTTGAAGCGTGTCGGGCGCATGGGTGGAAAAACCGTCGCCTATTACCTCGTGACGTCCGCCATTGCAATCTCGCTCGGTCTCGGAATGGGCTTTCTTTTTTCTCCCGGAGAAGGAGTCGACATTCCGACGGAGAGCATAGACGAATCCGCTGCCGAAACCGAAGGCACGGAGGGAATTGTCGATACGCTCTTAAACATTATTCCAACCAACCCATTTGAATCTCTCGTCGAAGGGAATATTCTGCAGATTATTTTCTTTGCGCTGTTTTTAGGGGTTGCCATTTCTGCAGTCGGAGAAAAAGCCCGTCCGGTACTGACCTTTTTCGAAGCCTTCTCGGAAGTGATGTTTAAAATTACCGGACTCGTCATCATGCTCGCTCCGATCGGGGTATTCGGCCTTGTCGCACCGATTATCGGAACTCACGGTCTAGGTGTGCTTCTGCCTCTGCTGCAGGTCATACTCGCCATGATTGCCGCATGTGTGATCCACGTTGTCGTTACGTACGGCATCGCTGTAAAAACACTCGGCAGAATGAGTCCGATTACGTTTATTAAAGGAATTGCGCCGGCTGCGATTTTTGCTTTCAGTTCTGCAAGCAGTGCCGGCACGCTTCCGCTCACCATTAAAAATACGACTGAAAATCTCGGTGTTTCAAAAGGAACGAGCAGCTTTGTCCTGCCGCTCGGAGCGACAATTAACATGGACGGCACCGCCATTTATCAAGGCGTGGCAGTCATCTTCATCGCCCAGTTTTACGGCATCGATCTCAGTGTCATGCAGCTGCTTACGGTGGTTCTCATCGCAACCCTCGCCTCCATCGGTACAGCCGGCGTTCCCGGTGCCGGTCTGATTATGCTCACGCTCGTACTGACAAATATCGGACTGCCGCTTGAAGGCATTGCGCTGATTGCCGGTATTGACCGGATTCTTGATATGTTCCGTACTTCTGTCAACGTTATCGGTGACGCTTCCGCTGCGGTCATCGTCGACCGGAAAGAGCCGATGGACGAAGAAAAAGCAGCTTGA
- a CDS encoding SDR family NAD(P)-dependent oxidoreductase → MQTIFVTGGAGFIGSHVVERLLSRGDRVVVYDSLTTGTAGNIPPEALFIKGDIRDKELVEQSVARHQPDGIIHLAAQSKVGPSLEKPEEDLSINILGTVHMLEAARKTGVSRFVSASSAAVYGDVDRLPIMEVSPKEPLSPYGTSKLGAEQYIQSYARLYSIRTAALRFANVYGPRQTVDTEAGVITIFCEALLAGRQVYIQGDGGQTRDFVYVKDVAEAVIEALNKETVRGVYNVSSETQTSINELLQQLSRAAGKDPEPDHGDPRPGDIRHSFLSYQRLHEAAGWSPKVSLAEGLKRTMEYYQQK, encoded by the coding sequence ATGCAGACTATTTTTGTAACAGGCGGAGCCGGATTTATCGGTTCCCACGTCGTTGAGCGGCTGCTCTCACGTGGGGACCGTGTCGTCGTTTACGACAGCCTGACGACCGGAACGGCTGGCAATATTCCGCCGGAAGCGCTGTTCATTAAAGGGGATATCCGCGATAAAGAGCTTGTAGAACAGTCAGTTGCCCGTCATCAGCCGGACGGCATTATTCATCTGGCGGCGCAGAGTAAAGTCGGTCCGTCGCTCGAAAAACCGGAAGAGGATCTGTCTATCAATATTCTAGGTACTGTCCATATGCTCGAAGCAGCGAGAAAGACGGGGGTAAGCCGGTTCGTTTCTGCCTCTTCCGCGGCTGTTTACGGGGATGTGGACAGACTTCCGATTATGGAAGTGTCTCCGAAAGAGCCGCTCTCTCCGTATGGAACTTCAAAGCTTGGAGCGGAGCAGTATATTCAGTCCTATGCGAGGCTTTATTCAATCCGCACCGCTGCGCTTCGCTTTGCGAACGTCTATGGACCTCGGCAGACCGTCGACACCGAAGCAGGGGTTATTACGATTTTCTGCGAGGCTCTTCTTGCAGGAAGGCAGGTATATATTCAGGGAGACGGCGGGCAGACACGCGACTTTGTCTACGTAAAAGACGTGGCAGAGGCTGTCATTGAAGCTCTTAATAAAGAAACGGTCCGCGGTGTTTATAACGTCAGTTCTGAGACGCAGACGAGCATTAACGAGCTTCTTCAGCAGCTGAGCCGTGCAGCTGGAAAAGATCCTGAACCGGATCACGGAGACCCCCGGCCGGGTGATATCCGCCACAGCTTTCTTTCGTATCAGCGCCTTCACGAAGCAGCCGGCTGGAGTCCCAAGGTGTCTCTGGCGGAGGGGCTTAAGAGGACGATGGAGTATTATCAGCAGAAATAA